One Brassica napus cultivar Da-Ae chromosome C2, Da-Ae, whole genome shotgun sequence DNA window includes the following coding sequences:
- the LOC106380476 gene encoding probable phospholipid hydroperoxide glutathione peroxidase 6, mitochondrial, with protein sequence MLRSSFRLLYITRTNLLVRASPSSLSRLPSKFSSAKQLVRSHHQIPLSTTGAKLSRSEHSMAASSEPKSIYDFTVKDAKGNDVDLSTYKGKVLLIVNVASQCGLTNSNYTELAQLYQKYKDHGFEILAFPCNQFGNQEPGSNEEIVQFACTRFKAEYPIFDKVDVNGDSAAPIYKFLKSSKGGLFGDGIKWNFAKFLVDKDGNVVDRYAPTTSPLSIEKDLKKLLGVTA encoded by the exons ATGTTGAGATCCTCGTTTCGGCTTCTCTATATAACAAGAACCAATCTTCTGGTTCGAGCTTCACCATCATCGCTCTCTCGACTCCCATCTAAGTTCAGTTCTGCGAAACAACTTGTCCGTTCTCATCATCAGATTCCGTTATCAACAACGGGAGCTAAACTTTCTAGGTCGGAACATTCCATGGCTGCTTCCTCCGAACCCAAATCCATCTATGATTTCACCGTCAAG GATGCGAAGGGAAATGATGTTGATCTAAGCACTTACAAGGGGAAGGTTCTCTTGATTGTCAACGTTGCTTCTCAGTG TGGCTTGACCAATTCGAACTATACTGAGCTTGCACAGCTGTACCAGAAGTACAAAGACCATG GGTTTGAGATCCTTGCATTCCCCTGTAACCAGTTTGGTAATCAAGAACCTGGTTCTAATGAAGAGATTGTTCAGTTTGCTTGTACCCGTTTCAAGGCCGAGTACCCCATCTTCGACAAG GTTGATGTGAACGGTGACTCCGCTGCTCCAATCTATAAGTTCCTGAAATCAAGCAAAGGTGGGCTTTTTGGAGACGGAATCAAGTGGAACTTCGCCAAGTTCTTGGTTGACAAAGATGGGAATGTTGTGGACCGTTACGCCCCAACTACTTCCCCTCTCAGCATTGAG AAGGACCTGAAGAAACTGTTGGGAGTTACTGCTTAA
- the LOC106377648 gene encoding uncharacterized protein LOC106377648, whose translation MAKIRQFGSVLHTGGSGDGEERVVKSVRQHVRDDDRAVGQNDDCEVVEDEAEAGFENEVDENGIGVEEEIVGDLRDQFRDVVQDEVDNYDGDSGDDIWNDDTIPDPLSSDDDEEELERREEVANTQGCEELLYLGKMYGCASDFKVALLRYSLRTRYDIKLYKSCARQLGAKCSDVESKCPWRIYCSYERRRHKMQIKVYVNEHTCLRSGYSKMLKTSSIAMLFEERLRLNPKLTRTEMADEIKREYNLIVTEEQCGKAKSKLYRQRKASHEAHFSRIWDYQAEILHTNPYSTMEIETVPGPVLQSKQRFNRLYMCFAAQRETWIDTCRPIIGLDGAFLKWDIKGQLLAAIGRDGDNRIFPIAWAVVEVENNINWEWFVKHLKEALDYKMGLDSPSYQTNKSDMQGLVNAVKNELPEAEHRMCARHILSNWKRDSKDPELELMFWIIAHCYTKGEYEDALEALKKYNKGVHDTLLLQNPPTWSRAFFRQGSCCNDNLNNHCESFNKTIREARKKPLLDMLEDIRRQCMVTGIPCIHAACVIIAKKIRFDDYVVDYYTTEKWRQTYSRGIKPVQGMKLWPRLGRIGVPPPPFRVGNRGRPSNHNSKKGLNESSSLPNKNKLSRDKRIMTCSNCREEGPNIQTCANERVENAPKRPRGRPRKEISGDVSQAQGPSQPQDDGTDAVRR comes from the exons ATGGCTAAGATTAGGCAATTTGGTAGTGTTCTTCACACTGGTGGATCGGGTGATGGCGAGGAGAGAGTTGTCAAAAGTGTAAGACAACATGTCAGAGATGATGATCGAGCTGTGGGACAGAATGATGATTGTGAGGTTGTTGAAGACGAGGCTGAAGCTGGTTTTGAGAATGAGGTTGATGAGAATGGAATAGGTGTCGAAGAGGAAATTGTCGGAGACTTACGAGACCAGTTCAGAGATGTTGTCCAAGATGAGGTGGATAATTATGATGGGGACAGTGGAGATGACATTTGGAATGATGATACTATTCCTGATCCATTGTcgtctgatgatgatgaagaagagttGGAGCGTAGGGAAGAGGTCGCAAATACACAAGGCTGTGAAGAGCTTTTGTATTTGGGAAAAATGTATGGTTGTGCATCTGACTTCAAAGTGGCTCTTCTAAGGTATTCACTAAGAACAAGGTATGATATCAAATTGTACAAATCATGTGCTAGGCAACTTGGTGCAAAGTGCTCTGATGTAGAGTCTAAGTGTCCTTGGAGAATATATTGCTCTTATGAAAGGAGAAGACATAAGATGCAGATTAAAGTTTATGTGAATGAGCATACTTGCTTAAGATCAGGATACTCGAAGATGTTGAAGACATCTTCGATTGCTATGTTGTTTGAAGAAAGGCTAAGACTGAATCCGAAGCTCACAAGGACTGAGATGGCTGATGAGATAAAGAGAGAATATAATCTAATTGTCACAGAGGAACAATGTGGTAAAGCTAAGTCTAAACTTTATAGACAAAGAAAAGCAAGCCATGAAGCTCATTTTTCTCGTATTTGGGACTACCAAGCAGAGATTCTTCACACAAATCCTTACTCGACGATGGAGATTGAAACTGTCCCAGGACCAGTTTTACAGAGCAAACAGAGGTTTAACCGTCTGTACATGTGTTTCGCAGCTCAGAGAGAGACTTGGATTGACACATGTAGGCCAATCATAGGTTTAGATGGGGCATTTCTGAAATGGGATATCAAAGGACAGTTGTTGGCTGCGATAGGACGAGATGGTGACAACAGGATTTTTCCAATAGCTTGGGCTGTGGTAGAAGTCGAGAACAACATCAATTGGGAGTGGTTTGTTAAGCACTTGAAGGAAGCCTTGGACTACAAGATGGGGCTAGATTCACCATCATATCagacaaacaaaag TGATATGCAGGGTTTGGTGAATGCTGTTAAAAATGAACTACCTGAAGCTGAACATCGTATGTGTGCAAGACACATTCTATCTAACTGGAAGAGAGATAGTAAGGATCCAGAGTTAGAGCTTATGTTCTGGATCATAGCACACTGCTACACTAAAGGAGAGTATGAGGATGCTTTAGAAGCACTTAAGAAGTACAACAAAGGTGTGCATGACACTCTTCTTCTCCAAAATCCTCCAACATGGTCTAGAGCATTCTTTAGACAAGGATCATGCTGCAATGACAACTTGAACAATCACTGTGAGTCGTTCAATAAAACCATAAGGGAAGCAAGGAAAAAACCACTACTCGACATGTTAGAGGATATTAGGAGGCAGTGTATG GTGACAGGAATTCCTTGTATACATGCTGCATGTGTCATAATTGCAAAGAAGATTAGGTTTGATGATTATGTGGTTGATTACTACACAACAGAAAAGTGGCGACAAACATATAGTCGAGGAATCAAACCTGTCCAAGGCATGAAGTTATGGCCTAGATTAGGTAGGATAGGAGTTCCGCCACCACCATTTAGAGTAGGGAATCGTGGAAGACCAAGTAATCATAATAGTAAGAAAGGTCTTAATGAATCTTCATCTTTGCCCAACAAGAACAAGTTAAGTAGGGACAAACGTATCATGACTTGCTCAAACTGTCGAGAAGAAGGTCCTAACATACAGACTTGTGCTAATGAGAGGGTCGAGAATGCACCCAAAAGACCAAGAGGTCGACCAAGAAAAGAGATTTCG GGAGATGTATCTCAAGCACAAGGACCATCTCAGCCCCAAGATGATGGCACAGATGCAGTGAGAAGATGA